In the Terriglobus sp. RCC_193 genome, GTTTCCCGTCCTCTACTCGGGATCACGCTTCGGGGCCAAACCGGCGCCCTGCGGCTCGGCGTCGTTCTGCTTCGACTGCGTCGCCCCTGCGGGGTCTCGGTTCCTCCCAAAAGAAGTTTGAAGACCGCAGCAATGAACGCTGCTCAAACTTCTTTCGGGCCCCACCAAGAAAGCACTCCTTGGCACTTGGGAGCCGGGCCCACTCGCTTGGCTTCGCCTAGTGTGACCCGAGCAGGATACGGGAAATCAACGAAACGGAGATCACCACCATGTACAAGAACAACGTTCAGCTCATCGGCTTCCTCGGCAACGACGCAGAGGTTCGCACCAACGACAACCGCAGCCTTACTCGTTTGTCCCTCGCAACCAAGTCCTCCTACAAAAAGCATGGCAAGTGGATTGAGCACACCGAATGGCACAAATGCGTCGTCTTCGGGAAGCTCGGAGAGTTCGCCGGAGCCCTCAAGAAAGGCGCTCACATCCTCGTAGAGGGCGAGATCCGCAGCCGGGAGTATGACAGCACCAAGACCGGCCAGAAAGAGTCCGTCACCGAGATTCGGGTGGACTCGATTCTGAAGCTTGATCGGGCAGCCAAGGCCAGCGCAGAAGACAACGAGACCGGGGATGTCGCGGAGGACGTCCCCGCCGAGGAAGTGGCCGCTTAGGCCGCTTCCTTACAACCGGGAAGGTCGGCTGACGCCGGCCTTCCATCTTTACTGAGGCACCCGCTATGAGTTTCGAATTGATCCTTCCATTCCTTCGCCCCATTGAGCCGCTACTCCTAGACGAGAGCGTGAGCGAAATCATGGGGAATCCCGATGGTTCGTGGTGGTCCGAACGTGCAGGCATATTGCAGCGGGAGGCGAGCATCCAGATGGATGCGAACAGCCTCCGCGTCGGCTTGGAAGTGATCGCAAACAAGATGGAGAAGCGGCTCGATGCCGATTCGCCTCTGCTTCACGTTCAACTTCCAGACGGGAGCCGCCTTGCGGCGGTTCTCCCTCCGGTGTCGCGACCAGCTCCGGCCATCACCATTCGTAAGTTCACGAGTCGACGCTTCACCGTAGAAGACCTTATCGCTCGCGGAACGCTATCGCGCCCGCTTGCGGACTTTCTATCCGCACGGATCGTTGAGGGTAAGACCCTCCTCATCAGCGGCGGAACAGGAACCGGGAAGACAACCCTGCTCCGCATCCTTGCGGATGCGATCCCAGAGCACCAGCGGATCGTTGTGATTGAAGACACTGCCGAACTCGCCATCCAGAAGCCGAACATTCTGGCTGTTGAATGTCAGA is a window encoding:
- a CDS encoding single-stranded DNA-binding protein yields the protein MYKNNVQLIGFLGNDAEVRTNDNRSLTRLSLATKSSYKKHGKWIEHTEWHKCVVFGKLGEFAGALKKGAHILVEGEIRSREYDSTKTGQKESVTEIRVDSILKLDRAAKASAEDNETGDVAEDVPAEEVAA
- a CDS encoding CpaF family protein: MSFELILPFLRPIEPLLLDESVSEIMGNPDGSWWSERAGILQREASIQMDANSLRVGLEVIANKMEKRLDADSPLLHVQLPDGSRLAAVLPPVSRPAPAITIRKFTSRRFTVEDLIARGTLSRPLADFLSARIVEGKTLLISGGTGTGKTTLLRILADAIPEHQRIVVIEDTAELAIQKPNILAVECQTDTFKSAVTFDDLLKSALRWRPDRIILGEVRGVEARTLLDSLNTGHSGSLATIHANTAEKALHRFANLVMRSHAQSTFADIEAEIADAVDFVVHIEREPGRRVVREALALSGYDRDAKRFQIESVFAA